Proteins encoded within one genomic window of Tamandua tetradactyla isolate mTamTet1 chromosome 11, mTamTet1.pri, whole genome shotgun sequence:
- the GNG12 gene encoding guanine nucleotide-binding protein G(I)/G(S)/G(O) subunit gamma-12, with product MSSKTASTNSTAQARRTVQQLRLEASIERIKVSKASADLMSYCEEHARSDPLLIGIPTSENPFKDKKTCIIL from the exons ATGTCCAGCAAAACAGCAAGCACCAACAGCACAGCCCAGGCAAGGAGAACTGTGCAGCAGTTACGATTAGAAGCTTCCATTGAAAGAATAAAG gtTTCAAAGGCCTCTGCGGACCTCATGTCCTACTGTGAGGAGCATGCTAGGAGCGACCCTTTGCTGATAGGGATTCCAACCTCAGAAAACCCTTTCAAGGATAAAAAAACTTGCATCATCTTATAG